A DNA window from Ostrea edulis chromosome 5, xbOstEdul1.1, whole genome shotgun sequence contains the following coding sequences:
- the LOC125652705 gene encoding arrestin domain-containing protein 3-like isoform X1, whose translation MGKLDKFDIVFKNSDGVCVSGNPLYGTVVLELSGKLKLHDILLRFHGYASVCWIERHSSGHGKNKKAVAKHFSSEEIYFDHTVNIYGHVGKEVQTLPSGSHSIPFEFHLPADCPTSYEGSIGRVRYYVSARIRKLYEIEHTTMKLFTVINHLDVNNDLRLQQSADANNEIMLCCLCCKSGPISATLFLETIGFVPGEGIPIHVEIENRSGRKISAASVTLLMVVRYNTSKKSKTHTNKVASACKTEWNAGKSGVWTGERLIIPSVPPSYLFGCDIIDISYVLELKVHPSGPSFTLPVKMEVVIGTKPLKNSVSNFSYSGSGVSLNSTIIHSNETHSQLCARYTESVLGKVTVEDDKECDKIPYDITFAPVYPYHSLSNKTDTFQVNSPKTRVKEVQRQQTLPS comes from the exons ATATTTTACTTCGCTTCCATGGTTACGCCAGTGTTTGCTGGATTGAGCGACATTCCAGCGGCCATGGGAAAAACAAAAAGGCGGTCGCCAAGCACTTCTCCAGCGAAGAGATTTACTTTGACCACACTGTTAATATTTATG GTCATGTAGGTAAAGAAGTGCAAACGCTGCCTTCCGGTTCCCACTCCATCCCGTTCGAGTTTCATCTTCCTGCTGACTGCCCCACGTCTTACGAGGGCTCCATTGGTCGCGTGCGTTATTATGTGTCCGCCCGGATCCGGAAGTTGTATGAAATTGAACACACGACGATGAAACTCTTCACTGTTATCAACCATCTTGACGTTAACAACGATTTACGGTTACAG CAATCAGCGGATGCGAATAATGAGATAATGCTTTGTTGCCTGTGTTGTAAGTCCGGACCAATCAGTGCCACGTTATTTTTAGAAACAATCGGTTTCGTACCCGGTGAGGGAATACCTATCCACGTGGAGATTGAGAACAGGAGCGGAAGGAAGATTTCTGCGGCCAGTGTTACGCTGCTAATG GTGGTCCGGTACAACACAAGCAAGAAATCGAAGACCCACACAAATAAAGTGGCGTCTGCGTGTAAAACTGAATGGAATGCTGGGAAATCAGGAGTGTGGACAGGAGAACGACTAATCATTCCCTCTGTCCCGCCATCATATCTCTTCGGATGTGACATCATTGACATCTCATACGTGCTCGAG CTAAAGGTTCATCCCTCTGGACCTTCCTTTACATTACCAGTGAAAATGGAGGTGGTGATCGGAACAAAGCCCCTGAAGAACTCTGTCAGTAACTTCTCGTACAGCGGATCAGGAGTTTCACTGAACTCTACGATAATCCACAGCAACGAAACCCATTCACAAC TTTGTGCGAGGTACACAGAGAGCGTGCTGGGGAAGGTGACGGTCGAGGATGACAAGGAGTGTGATAAGATTCCCTATGACATCACTTTCGCTCCGGTCTATCCCTACCACTCACTCTCCAATAAAACCGACACCTTTCAGGTAAACTCGCCCAAAACTAGAGTGAAGGAAGTCCAAAGACAACAGACGCTTCCCAGCTGA
- the LOC125652809 gene encoding transmembrane protein 196-like, with amino-acid sequence MVRWDLTLVFCASGFHIFLGLLSVCVGVILSIQAEVWLAHSVSPIWSGGIFFITGLVGVLCAKRKTSYVIMCFIAISAVSMVTTFVSFQLLRVGLQNHATDGSTFQKEEKDPLILIALGTAGVECLTCILSILLSCRVAKIAKEEMCQQREGMFHIKEDGSSFAFTNIPDNFSSLDENSIYRSTEAPELTGSNPSNLYKARGILYEIHEQHSCTTTEEDNCRSSPVSIPVIKINMPSESVASHCDNETGDEGLNF; translated from the exons ATGGTTCGTTGGGATCTAACCCTCGTGTTCTGTGCCTCGGGATTTCACATCTTTCTGGGTCTTTTAAGTGTTTGTGTCGGCGTCATTCTCAGTATTCAGGCAGAGGTCTGGTTGGCCCACAGTGTGTCGCCGATATGGAGCGGTGGTATT TTTTTCATAACAGGACTTGTTGGAGTTCTTTGTGCCAAAAGAAAAACGTCATATGTG ATAATGTGTTTTATTGCTATATCAGCCGTTTCTATGGTGACGACATTTGTCAGTTTCCAACTTTTGAGAGTTGGTCTGCAGAATCATGCCACTGACGGAAGTACGTTTCAGAAGGAGGAAAAGGACCCCCTGATATTGATAGCTTTGGGGACCGCTGGGGTCGAGTGTCTGACCTGTATTCTCTCAATCCTCCTCAGCTGTCGTGTGGCCAAAATAGCCAAAGAGGAAATGTGCCAGCAACGAGAGGGAATGTTCCACATTAAG GAAGATGGTTCTTCTTTTGCGTTTACAAATATCCCGGACAACTTCAGTAGTCTGGATGAGAACAGTATCTACAGGTCCACAGAAGCACCAGAACTGACTGGCTCTAATCCGTCCAATTTATACAAAGCCAGGGGAATCCTGTACGAGATTCATGAACAGCATTCATGTACAACAACGGAGGAAGACAACTGCAGATCCAGTCCGGTGTCTATACCAGTGATCAAAATAAATATGCCTTCAGAAAGCGTAGCTTCACATTGTGATAATGAGACAGGAGACGAAGGGTTGAATTTCTGA
- the LOC125652134 gene encoding acetylcholine receptor subunit beta-type lev-1-like, translating to MKPGKLLLIFLSTVCYAARAVRNNTTVCRSEEDVVVSVMKDYNRHVRPCLSLKEPMEINIVFSLMNINELDELTGKFSVMGFFYISWWDPRIQWEPKRYHNVRNIFLPQTLVWRPSIFLTNSFSKHRNLGNDEMIIHYTSSGHAAWNPGDVIETVCDVDVVNFPFDVQVCKLTYVTWGYSLTKMNFKLLFDKVNLKYFSPHGVWDVLETSAFAQSEHNMDYVHFVVKLGRRSRFFLINMLVPVLMLGLLNIFVFVIPVAHGDRIAYTLSVHLAIIVFLTLVSGNLPQTSKPNISLICYLLLANVFLSAFIIIFTIIGLRIHRKSTKEVPKCIKNFICTFRKVEETQNEKSEKHDITWKDAGKYFDRLCIFLFVSAFIFTNSTLLLKMSGSI from the coding sequence ATGAAGCCGGGTAAGCTGCTTCTCATATTCCTGTCCACAGTCTGTTATGCAGCCAGAGCTGTACGCAACAATACGACTGTTTGTCGATCTGAGGAAGATGTCGTTGTTTCGGTTATGAAGGATTACAACAGGCATGTAAGGCCATGTCTTAGTTTGAAGGAACCAATGGAAATAAACATAGTGTTCAGCTTGATGAATATTAACGAACTGGACGAGCTAACAGGGAAATTTTCTGTCATGGGATTTTTCTACATATCCTGGTGGGACCCCAGGATACAGTGGGAACCGAAAAGGTACCATAACGTCCGAAACATATTTCTCCCGCAAACTCTGGTTTGGAGACCTTCAATTTTCCTGACAAACTCCTTCTCCAAACATCGTAACCTCGGGAATGATGAAATGATTATTCATTATACGTCTTCCGGACACGCAGCCTGGAATCCTGGTGACGTCATTGAGACCGTTTGCGATGTGGACGTTGTGAATTTTCCTTTCGATGTCCAAGTCTGTAAGTTGACCTATGTCACTTGGGGATATTCTTTaactaaaatgaatttcaaactcCTCTTTGATAAAGTGAATCTTAAGTATTTCTCCCCACACGGTGTTTGGGATGTTCTTGAAACGTCAGCTTTCGCGCAATCTGAACACAACATGGACTACGTGCATTTTGTGGTAAAATTAGGGCGAAGGTCGAGATTCTTCTTAATCAACATGTTAGTACCTGTCCTGATGTTGGGACTTTTGAATATATTCGTCTTTGTTATTCCCGTTGCCCATGGTGACAGAATAGCCTACACCCTCTCTGTTCATTTAGCAATCATTGTCTTTCTAACGCTTGTATCCGGAAATCTTCCGCAAACGTCCAAGCCAAACATTTCCCTTATCTGTTACCTACTCTTAGCAAACGTTTTCCTCTCGGCATTTATCATTATCTTCACCATCATCGGTCTGCGAATTCATCGCAAATCAACAAAAGAAGTCCCCAAGTGCATCAAGAACTTTATATGTACTTTTCGCAAAGTTGAAgaaacacaaaatgaaaaaagtgaaaaacatGACATCACGTGGAAAGATGCGGGGAAGTATTTTGATCGattgtgtatttttctttttgtgtcggcattcatttttacaaattcgACATTGCTCCTGAAAATGAGTGGCTCAATATAG